The genomic interval GTTTTATAGATTATAAATTATTCGGTAAGTCTAGAGAATACTTTCCTATTATAAAGAAAACAGACTATTTTTCTAATCATGTAAACGGATTGATAAAAAATTTCTTTAACGATTCCGCAAGTCAGTTTGCTTCATTTTTTACTAAAGAAACAAATCTTTCAACAGATGAATTAGAAGCACTTAAAAAAGTGATTGACAATCAAATTAAAAAACAACAAAAATGATAGTTTACATTTTAAAATCAGCAAGTTGTTTAGCGTTATTACTTTTCTTCTATCATTTAGTTTTAGAGAAAGAAAAAATGCACAACTTTAATCGTTATTATTTATTAATTGGGGTTGTTGTTTCATTATTAATTCCGTTTGCAACAATAACAATTAATGCCATTCCAGAAACTATTGCAACAATTCAAACCATAGAGCAACCAAAATATGTTATAGAAGAAACTGCTCCTTTAATTATCGAAGAAACAATAGATTACTCAAAATATGTAATTGGATTTTACATTTTAATTTCATCAATATTACTCATTAGATTTGGAAGAAATTTATTTAAAATCATTCAAAAAATTAGAGTTAATAAACAATTAGAACACAAAAATGCAACTTTAGTTTTAGTAGATGATAAAATTTTACCACACACTTTTTGGAATAAAATTTTCATAAACAAAAAAGCTTATGAACAAGGTGAAATTGAAGAGGAACTTTTTACACATGAACTAACACATGTTACGCAAAAACATACGATTGATGTATTATTAATAGAACTTTTACAGGTTGTCTTTTGGATAAATCCTTTATTTATATTTCTTAAAAAAGCAATACAATTAAATCATGAATTTTTAGCGGATGGAACCGTTATAAATCAGCATAAAAATACATTCCAATATCAGCATTTATTATTGAATAAAGCTGCTTGGAACAACGAATATTACTTGGCCAGTAATTTGAATTACTCACTTACTAAAAAAAGATTAAATATGATGACAACAAAAAGTTCACGTACAAAAATCTTGTTAAAAAAACTGGCGGTAATTCCGCTATTAACAGGATTTGTTTTTCTCTTTGCAGAAAGAATTGAAGCACAAGAAGTTATTAAGACTATTTATGAGAAAACAGAAAATGGTAAAAAATTGACAGATTCTGAAATTTATAAAGAATATGTTTATCAACAAGGCTATATACAAACAAAGGATGAATATGGTAATAAAATCTATAAAAAGTATTCTGAATTATCTAAAGAAGAAAAAAACAAAGTTCCACCACCACCGCCTTTAAAATCAAAAAATAAAATTCTATCGAAAGAGTTATTTGAAAAATTAAAAAACAATCAAAAATATGCTGTTTGGATTGATGGAAAGGTAGTTGAAAATGAAGTCTTAAATAAATATAAAAACTCAGATTTTCATAACTCCTATGTAAGTTTTATACATGCAAATGCTAGAAGTAAACGATTTCCACAAAATTATCAAGCATATTTAGAGACAAAAAAATATTTTAAAGATAATATTGAAAAAAGAGTTTACAATTTTGTGAAGTGGAAAAAAGAAAAAGAAAGATTTAAAAAAGCAAAATGGCAAAAAGGGCCAGATGGAGAACAAATACAAATCATTGAATCTCCAACTAAAGAATATATTGATTCAGAAATCCAAAAAGAATATTCATCAAAAATAACAATATCTGAACAATCTATTACTGGAAATAAAAATAATGCCACTCTAGAAGAACTAAAAGAATATAATGTTTTAGCTAAAAAATATAATAAAGTTGATATCGAAAAACGTATCATTAAATTAAAAGATTTAAATAGATTGGAGATACTGTTTAATAAACTTTCTGAAAAACAAAAGAAAGATGCTCAATCGTTTCCAGAATGTATTCCTTCAAAACCAATAATAAAAAATGATAATTATAGAGAAGTCAGTGCGAAATTTATTAAATCTTCGTATCTAAAAGAATTAAAATTATACTTAAAACAAATTCAAATTTACAAGAAAGATAAAAGTAATTACAATAAAAAATTATTAAATAGTCACTATACTAACATAAAATACTTGTACAATAAAATAGACTCACAAGAAAAAAACATCCCACCACCACCAATGATTCCTGTTCCGGAAAAGGATAAAAAAACAATAAAACCTGTAAATTTAGATGTTGAAAAGGATAAAAAATTAATTTTAAACGGAAATCAAATTGATAGAAAAAAAATTGTAAATGAAATTATAAAAATTAATGCACATTTATCTAAAGAAGAACAAAAAGAGTATGTTATTGTATCAATTATTATTCCAGATAAAAGCTATTCAACATTTGTAAATAAAATCCGATTAGAATTAAACCAAAAAAGAATTTCTTTTATAGTTGTTGGTTATAAATCAGAATTAAAAAAATCACACAATCCTAAACATATCAGTATATATGACGGCCTAACAATAAATGAAGCTAAAATAAAAAATGAAAAGAAAAAAAATAAAACATTAAAAAAAGATTCTCCTTGGTCAATAAGTGAGCCTAAATTTGAAATAGTAGAATTTATTCCAGGTAATCATAAACTCGAAAAATTTAAAAAAAATGATATAGATTTCACAAAAGAGTATAAAGACAATGATAAGATTAAATATTATTTAGATGGAAAGAAAATTTCTAAAACTGAATTAGATAAAATTAAACCAACAAATTTCAAAAATGTTAATGTTGATAAAAGAACAAATTCAATTTTTATAATTACAAAAAAAGCGACTGAAGTTAATAATTTAGTGAGTAGAACAACTTCAGAATCATTTCCAAAAAAGGAGAATACCAAAAATGAAATAAATAGTGGTTGGATTTACTCTAATAACAAAACATTGTTTCACGTAAAATTAAATGGTGAAAAAAAATATTTCAACCGATTTGGGCATTTAGTTAATAAAAGAGGGGAAGTATTATCTAAAAATGGAATTGGCAGTACTGGTTGGAAAAAAATTAACGGTAATACCTATTTCTATATAACAAGAAATAAAAAAACTGAATATTTTGATCAAAAAGGAAATAAAGTTAAATTCTAAACTTTTGTTAAAAGCCTCACATTGTGAGACTTTTTTGTAACATATACTTAAAATTATCGTTGGTATTGTATACCAAACTTATATGTTATGCTTAAAAAGTTTTTTCTTACTTGTTCTGGAGTCGATCTAGATATTATTAAAAATTGTGCAAACGGAGAACAGAATAAATACGTTGGCATTGGTGCAACCGTATTTTTCACAGCAATAATGGCAACGATTGCTAGTAGTTATGCGTTATATACAGTTTTTGAAAATATTTACACTTCAATTTTCTTTGGTCTTATTTGGGGATTACTCATTTTTAATTTAGATCGTTTTATTGTTTCTACTATTAGAAAAAATGATTCTAAATGGAAAGAAATTGTACAAGCCTTACCTCGTTTAATTT from Lutibacter sp. Hel_I_33_5 carries:
- a CDS encoding BlaI/MecI/CopY family transcriptional regulator; its protein translation is MQLSKTEEQLMQYLWKRKKAFLKELLEDFPEPRPATTTVATLLKRISDKGFIDYKLFGKSREYFPIIKKTDYFSNHVNGLIKNFFNDSASQFASFFTKETNLSTDELEALKKVIDNQIKKQQK
- a CDS encoding M56 family metallopeptidase: MIVYILKSASCLALLLFFYHLVLEKEKMHNFNRYYLLIGVVVSLLIPFATITINAIPETIATIQTIEQPKYVIEETAPLIIEETIDYSKYVIGFYILISSILLIRFGRNLFKIIQKIRVNKQLEHKNATLVLVDDKILPHTFWNKIFINKKAYEQGEIEEELFTHELTHVTQKHTIDVLLIELLQVVFWINPLFIFLKKAIQLNHEFLADGTVINQHKNTFQYQHLLLNKAAWNNEYYLASNLNYSLTKKRLNMMTTKSSRTKILLKKLAVIPLLTGFVFLFAERIEAQEVIKTIYEKTENGKKLTDSEIYKEYVYQQGYIQTKDEYGNKIYKKYSELSKEEKNKVPPPPPLKSKNKILSKELFEKLKNNQKYAVWIDGKVVENEVLNKYKNSDFHNSYVSFIHANARSKRFPQNYQAYLETKKYFKDNIEKRVYNFVKWKKEKERFKKAKWQKGPDGEQIQIIESPTKEYIDSEIQKEYSSKITISEQSITGNKNNATLEELKEYNVLAKKYNKVDIEKRIIKLKDLNRLEILFNKLSEKQKKDAQSFPECIPSKPIIKNDNYREVSAKFIKSSYLKELKLYLKQIQIYKKDKSNYNKKLLNSHYTNIKYLYNKIDSQEKNIPPPPMIPVPEKDKKTIKPVNLDVEKDKKLILNGNQIDRKKIVNEIIKINAHLSKEEQKEYVIVSIIIPDKSYSTFVNKIRLELNQKRISFIVVGYKSELKKSHNPKHISIYDGLTINEAKIKNEKKKNKTLKKDSPWSISEPKFEIVEFIPGNHKLEKFKKNDIDFTKEYKDNDKIKYYLDGKKISKTELDKIKPTNFKNVNVDKRTNSIFIITKKATEVNNLVSRTTSESFPKKENTKNEINSGWIYSNNKTLFHVKLNGEKKYFNRFGHLVNKRGEVLSKNGIGSTGWKKINGNTYFYITRNKKTEYFDQKGNKVKF